The following proteins are encoded in a genomic region of Bosea beijingensis:
- a CDS encoding sulfurtransferase TusA family protein, giving the protein MTITAPAGATPDTIPLDLRGLKCPLPVLRVRKALIAARAGSLLIVACTDPMAAIDLPNLARETGSIIERQGDADGALVFHIRKAA; this is encoded by the coding sequence ATGACGATAACGGCCCCTGCGGGCGCGACCCCGGACACGATTCCGCTCGATCTGCGCGGCCTGAAATGCCCGCTCCCGGTGCTGCGCGTGCGCAAGGCGCTGATCGCCGCGCGCGCCGGCAGCCTGCTGATCGTGGCATGCACCGACCCGATGGCGGCGATCGACCTGCCGAACCTCGCGCGCGAAACCGGCAGCATCATAGAGCGGCAGGGGGATGCGGACGGCGCCCTTGTCTTCCATATCCGCAAGGCCGCCTGA
- the glp gene encoding gephyrin-like molybdotransferase Glp, with the protein MARLGGNRSDSGLVTLDEAAADAVSRVHPVSGTPELPLAKADGYVLAQALIAPRDLPPFANSAVDGYAIRFADLVAGAATSLPVRGRTTAGEEPAILEEHGAWRIFTGAPVPEGADTIVMQEDVVAENGAVVLPAGIKRGANLRLAGEDVARGQEVLPAGRRLRPQDLGLLAALGLAEVTVRRRPRVALFSTGDELAEPGQALGPGAIYDANRAMLRAMLARAGAEIVDLGILRDEAQALEAQLREAASGCDLVLTSGGVSVGEADHVRDAVLACGALDLWRVAIKPGKPIAIGSVAGTPFIGLPGNPVAVFVGFAFVARPLLARLAGETYALPRTQPVKLGFAHASKPGRREFLRVSLEQGADGIIVARKHPGEGAGSLASLAQSDGLVVLAEEVAAVEAGDCAPFLSYAELL; encoded by the coding sequence ATGGCGCGATTGGGCGGCAATCGCAGCGATTCCGGGCTCGTTACGCTCGACGAGGCGGCGGCCGACGCGGTCTCGCGCGTGCATCCGGTTTCCGGCACGCCGGAGCTGCCTCTTGCGAAAGCCGATGGCTACGTGCTGGCGCAAGCGCTGATCGCGCCGCGCGACCTGCCCCCCTTCGCCAATTCCGCGGTGGATGGCTATGCCATTCGCTTTGCCGATCTCGTTGCCGGCGCGGCGACAAGCCTGCCTGTCCGCGGCCGGACGACGGCCGGCGAGGAGCCCGCGATATTGGAGGAACACGGAGCCTGGCGCATCTTCACCGGCGCGCCTGTCCCCGAGGGCGCCGACACCATCGTGATGCAGGAGGATGTCGTCGCGGAGAATGGCGCGGTTGTCCTGCCAGCCGGCATCAAGCGCGGCGCCAATCTGCGCCTGGCCGGCGAGGATGTCGCGCGCGGGCAGGAGGTCTTGCCGGCCGGCCGGCGCCTGCGTCCGCAGGATCTCGGCCTGCTCGCTGCGCTTGGACTGGCGGAGGTCACCGTGCGCCGTCGCCCGCGCGTCGCGCTGTTCTCGACCGGCGACGAACTCGCGGAGCCTGGTCAGGCGCTCGGCCCCGGCGCGATCTATGACGCCAACCGGGCGATGTTGCGGGCCATGCTGGCGCGAGCCGGCGCCGAAATCGTCGATCTCGGCATCCTGCGCGACGAGGCGCAAGCGCTGGAAGCGCAACTGCGCGAGGCCGCTTCCGGTTGCGATCTCGTGCTCACCTCCGGCGGTGTCTCGGTCGGCGAGGCCGATCATGTCCGCGATGCGGTCCTCGCCTGCGGCGCGCTCGATCTCTGGCGCGTGGCGATCAAGCCGGGGAAGCCGATCGCGATCGGCAGCGTCGCAGGCACGCCTTTCATCGGCTTGCCCGGAAACCCGGTCGCGGTCTTCGTCGGCTTCGCCTTCGTCGCCCGCCCGCTGCTCGCCCGGCTGGCTGGCGAAACCTATGCTCTGCCGCGAACCCAGCCGGTCAAGCTGGGTTTCGCGCATGCCAGCAAGCCGGGTCGCCGCGAGTTCCTGCGCGTTTCGCTGGAGCAGGGTGCCGATGGCATCATCGTCGCGCGCAAACACCCTGGCGAGGGCGCGGGGTCGCTCGCCTCGCTTGCGCAGTCGGATGGGCTTGTCGTGCTTGCCGAGGAGGTCGCTGCGGTCGAGGCGGGAGATTGCGCTCCCTTCCTGTCCTATGCCGAACTTCTCTAG
- a CDS encoding TIGR02186 family protein — translation MRWLAAILATLAIWLTAGAARAETLIAAMSSHQIQITSNYTGSQLTVFGLVERDGRTVARGDPYDIIVTVRGPRRMLLVREKERLGPIWINRTQRRFPDNPVFLHVASNRPIAEMMSNETAQRERIGLVNAERPSGSWVDLDPGARRFRESLVRIMQGKDLYGYEERGVTFLSSALFSAPVDIPATAPTGSYTVDIVLYSGGVPLARQQTNFEVIKTGIEQRLAQGAYDWAILYGLVTVLLALFLGWGASVIFRRD, via the coding sequence ATGAGGTGGCTCGCCGCAATCCTCGCTACTCTCGCGATCTGGCTTACGGCCGGGGCGGCCCGCGCCGAGACGCTGATCGCGGCGATGTCGAGCCACCAGATCCAGATCACCTCGAACTATACCGGCAGCCAGCTCACCGTGTTCGGACTGGTCGAGCGCGATGGCCGCACCGTCGCGCGCGGCGATCCCTACGACATCATCGTCACCGTGCGCGGGCCGCGGCGCATGCTGCTCGTGCGCGAGAAGGAGCGGCTCGGCCCGATCTGGATCAACCGGACGCAGCGGCGTTTTCCCGACAACCCCGTCTTCCTGCATGTCGCCAGCAACCGCCCGATCGCGGAGATGATGTCGAACGAGACGGCGCAGCGCGAGCGGATCGGCCTCGTCAATGCCGAGCGGCCCTCCGGCAGTTGGGTCGATCTCGATCCGGGTGCGCGACGCTTCCGCGAGAGCCTCGTGCGGATCATGCAGGGCAAGGATCTCTACGGCTACGAGGAGCGCGGCGTCACCTTCCTGTCGAGCGCACTGTTCAGCGCACCGGTCGACATCCCCGCGACGGCCCCGACCGGCTCCTACACCGTCGATATCGTGCTCTATTCCGGCGGGGTGCCACTAGCCCGGCAGCAGACGAATTTCGAGGTGATCAAGACCGGCATCGAGCAGCGCCTCGCCCAGGGGGCCTATGACTGGGCGATCCTCTACGGTCTCGTCACGGTGCTGCTGGCGCTCTTCCTCGGCTGGGGCGCGAGTGTGATCTTCAGGCGCGACTAG
- a CDS encoding sulfite exporter TauE/SafE family protein produces MQIYLPIAELPISVLMVLGLSGAVGFISGLFGVGGGFLLTPLLIFLDIPPAVAVATVAAQVAGSSMTGVLTYLRRKALDLKLGGVLVSGGILGTVLGVLFFNTMRRLGQLELVITLSYVTLFSIIGGLMLYDALRAMLRVRAGKPARLKRRGGMHPWWMGLPFRQRFYRSGLYCSVLPIAFLAIIIGFIGAVLGVGGGFILVPGLIYFFRIPPAVVVGTSLFQILVTMTGATILHAVTNQSVDIVLAVLLLVGGVIGAQFGGRAARNLNVESFRLLLALLILSVGLRFAIELFIPPSEPFSVVVPEGAR; encoded by the coding sequence GTGCAGATCTACCTGCCGATCGCCGAGCTGCCGATCAGCGTCCTGATGGTCCTCGGCCTGAGTGGCGCGGTGGGCTTCATCTCCGGCCTGTTCGGCGTCGGCGGCGGCTTCCTGCTCACACCCCTCCTGATCTTCCTCGACATCCCGCCGGCGGTCGCTGTCGCGACGGTCGCGGCGCAGGTTGCCGGCTCCTCTATGACCGGCGTCCTCACCTATCTCCGGCGCAAGGCGCTCGACCTCAAGCTCGGCGGTGTGCTGGTCAGCGGCGGCATCCTCGGCACCGTGCTCGGCGTGCTGTTCTTCAACACCATGCGCCGGCTCGGCCAGCTCGAACTCGTCATCACGCTGTCCTATGTCACGCTGTTCTCGATCATCGGCGGGCTGATGCTCTACGACGCGCTGCGCGCCATGCTTCGCGTCCGGGCCGGCAAGCCGGCGCGGCTGAAGCGGCGCGGCGGCATGCATCCCTGGTGGATGGGCCTGCCCTTCCGCCAGCGCTTCTACCGTTCCGGTCTCTATTGCAGCGTTTTGCCGATCGCATTTCTCGCCATCATCATCGGCTTCATCGGCGCCGTTCTCGGCGTCGGCGGCGGCTTCATCCTCGTGCCAGGCCTGATCTATTTTTTCCGGATTCCGCCGGCCGTGGTCGTCGGCACCTCGCTGTTCCAGATTCTGGTGACGATGACCGGCGCCACGATCCTGCACGCCGTCACCAACCAATCGGTCGATATCGTGCTCGCCGTATTGCTGCTGGTCGGCGGCGTCATCGGCGCGCAGTTCGGCGGGCGGGCAGCCCGCAATCTCAATGTCGAATCCTTCCGCCTGCTGCTGGCGCTGCTGATCCTCTCGGTCGGCCTTCGTTTTGCCATCGAGCTCTTCATCCCGCCGAGCGAGCCCTTCTCGGTCGTCGTGCCGGAGGGCGCGCGATGA